Part of the Brassica oleracea var. oleracea cultivar TO1000 chromosome C8, BOL, whole genome shotgun sequence genome is shown below.
GTTAATAATTTTTGGGTTTATACTAATTTGGGTAAACCCAACAGAGTAACTGGGTACCCAGAGACCTATTAAAAAAATTAAAACGTCGTCGTCCGTAAACGTTTCGTCGTCTTCTCTTTCTACCTAATCAAAAGCTTCGTCGTCTCTCTCTCTCTCTCGGTTCTGATTTCTCTGCTGTGCAGGAAGCAGATCTCTGGTAGAAAACCCATCACACGATCATGTACTCTGTCTTTCTATCTCTCTTGCTCTGTTTATCTCTCTCTTTTCCTCTGTCTCTGTGTATATTTTTTTGTCTCTCTGTGATAATGGCGTATGGTCTGGTGCTTTCGACAAAAGTAATGGCGTGTGGTCTCTGTGATAATGGTGTTTTCTGTTAACGATATGAGCAGTAATGATAATGGTATCTTGTCTGATTTTAGACTTGGTTCTAGTTGCTGTTCTTGTCTGATTTTAGAAGTTAAAAGCTGTTATATATGATGTTCTTGTCTGATTTTAACAGATTAGATTTGGTTCTAGTTGCTGTTCTTGTCTGATTTTAGAAGTTAAAAGCTGTTATATATGATGTTCTTGTCTGATTTTAGAAGTTCATAACTGGTTCTAGTTGATGTTCTTGTCTGATTTTGTATTCTTATCTTATTACTATGTTTTATGTCAGGATCTTTTTGAACTTGAGAGGAGTATCCTACATGGTTCAGATAACACAAAGTCAAGTTTGGAATTGTATTTGGAAAAGCCCAGGCTAGGGTTAAAAGCTTTTGCAGATATAGAAGTTTTGAATTATTGGAAAGAGAACGGGCATCGCCATGGTGATTTAGCTTCCCTAGCATTAGATCTTCTCAGTATCCCAATAACTACAGTGGCATCAGAGTCTGCTTTTAGTATTGGAGGTCGTGTGTTAACTCCATTCCGAAACCGGCTTCTCCCGAAAACTGTGCAAGCATTAATTTGCACTCGTAACTGGCTTCGAGGTTATGCAGACTTTGAAGGTAAAATATTGATTTTCATTTGAGAAGATTATGTTATATATATTTGACTAAGTTATATTTTAAATTCTAGGTGATATTGAAAAATTCTTTGATGATGATGAGGAAGCTACACGATGAGATTCAAGTGTGAGAGCTTGAGATTCAAGTGTGAGAGCTTGAGATTCAAGTGATGTTTTATGTTTTCACTTATATTATGAGACCATCTTGTTTTTTTTTTGTGTTAAGACTTGGATAAACCAAAGTTTTACTTTGTTATCTAGAATTTGAGCAACTTAACTTGTCTGGTAACCAAAGTTTTACTTTGTTATCTACGATTCCTTATTAATCTACGATTCCTTATTAGATGGATGGAGATTTTGACTTCGTTCTTTTCAAAGGGTCTCCTCTTTACAGGTCTTTCAACGAGTTCTTAAGGCATATGCTACAAAGCTAGTTCTTAAGGTATCGTTGCTGCAGCCACATCCTTCTTCCTGTTTCCCATGTGTGCTAAATAATAACTTTGCTGTCATTTATTTAAATTTATACTCTCTCCGTTTCATATTGTAAGTAGTTTTAGGGAAATGTTTCTGTTTCAAAATGTAAGTAGTTTTCGTAATTCTAGATAATTTTTTCATTTATTGAATACAGTGTGACCAATCAAATTAAATAGACTTATTTTTTATTGGTTAAATTGTCTAACCTATTTATTATAAAATACTTTTTAATCTTCGTGCTTTTAGCCAAAACTACTTATATTATGAAACGGAGGGAATATTGATTTATAATAATTGTGATTTTAAAATATAGACAGATATTAAAATTATCTTTTTAATGGTATATAAAATCTATAATTTGATTATACACACAAAAGATAATTAACATTTTACATTACGTGCTTACAACAAATAAAATGGCAACATGGGTACCCATGGATAAACCCATACCCTACTGAGTTATTTTTTGGGTTTGGCTTCAAACCTTTATGTTTCTGGGTTTCCGTGGGCTGGGAATAAATTAGGTCGGGTTATTTGTGGGTTGGACTGGGCTGGTTTTTCGTGGGCTGAGAATAAATTGGGTCGGGTTATTTGTAGATCGGGCTGGACTGGGTTTTTTTACTCATGTTAACATCCCTAGTTAAGATCAATAAAATGATAGCAATCAAAATCTAACTCCCAAAGCTAAAGTTAATTCGTTAGACAGAATTTATTGTTATATATTATTATTATCAAGTAAAAGAAACAAAAGCAATAAACTCAGAACACACATCTGTTTTTTTCTTACCCATTAGTCAACCCAATGTCCTCCATTAAACCTCTCAGCAAAATCTTAATGAAAATTAAAGCTAATATATATTTCCACATATATTAAAAATACATTAAATTTTGACTATATTTGTAAGTAACTATTTTCATATTTGTAGCTAATATATAATTTTTTTTTAAATCTTCAACTTACAATTATTTCGTATAAAAAATCTATTGCAATTGTAAAAATGGCTTTCTGCAATAATTGTTTTCTAAAATATAATTTTTGAAATGGAAAGACTATCAATAACCGTTTTAATCACCAGGTAACCTTAACTCCTTCCCGTTTCAATATTCTTTTTCTTTTGTTTTCGTGTTTTTATAAATCTTGCAAACTTTCACCCACTCTATGAAAGCTGCTAGTGCATGGTTCATTTGTATTTGAATAAGTAATGCAATTTAACGAATATTCAGTGAATAATATCTATATTTCCTTAAGATTTTTTCTCGTATTTTAGAAACCAAAAACAAATAGCCACACCAGTTATAGTCCAAAAAGCATTCAAGTGAAGCCAGACCGACGAAATTGACTGGTTATTTATTACTTAGTTTTAGTTAAAAAGACTTATCATGTGAAATAGACTGAATTTTCAAAAGTTATTCATATGATTACCTCACGTTGAAAAGGATCTTCGGCAAATAGACCAAAGAAAATGAAGACAAATTTTTTTTAATTGTCCAATTATATCTGTCATTAAAATTATAATAAACTTTCATAAATACACTCGAGCTAAATAAACAAAACAAGACAACTGAGGATAACAAAAAAAAATAAAGGCATTTTAATCGAGAAATATTTGAATTGAATCTAAAAAAATTTATCTAACAAATTATAATTCCTTTTTTTTTTTTTGTCAATCCTTTTGTTTATAAAAATTTATAAGTAGAAATGATAAACCGAGTGTAATTAGAGAAATATTTGAACTGGACTTAAAATATTGATTTAATAAATTATTATTCATTGTGAAACTAGAGAATATGAACTATGTTTATGTATTATTCATAAACATAAAGAGTCTTTTATATATAGGGAATTACACCGTCATAGAATAATGGAAGACTAAAGAAAAGAAATACAAATATAGAAAGAGTACAAGTCATAATCTAACAAGGAAAAAGTAAGATGCTGATTCTCTCTCTCCTCACGGTCGTCTCTCTCTCTAGCATTGAACCGGTTATGAATCGGGTCGGTTATGGACATCCACGATATGATTTATAACACTCCCCCTTGGATGTCATAACCATACATGGATTGTAATACGCTTTAGATGTTGTCTCATTAAAACCTTATCAAGAAAACTCAGTGGGACAAAACCATGGTGAAGGAAAAAGAGTACAACACGTATTACTCCTCCTGTTATGAACAACTCGCGGCTGGCCTCATGAACAGCCAAGATCTCCGAATGGTTTGAAGATGTGGCCGCGATCGTCTGCTTCATGGAACGCCATGATATGGCCGTTCCACCATGTGTGAAAACATAGCATGTCTATGATCGAGCATTATGTGGATCCGAAAGATAACCTGCATCAGCAAAATCAACTAAACCTTCTTTGTTTTGGTTAGTATAAAATAAACTCAAGTCTTTCGTTCTTTGCAGGTAACGAAGAACATGTTTAATTCTGTTCCAGTGCCTTTGGGTTGGACAAGAGCTTAATCTAGATAATAGATTCACGGCAAAACATATATATGGTCGTGTGACTAGCCAGATACATCAAAGCTCCTATGGCACTGAGATATGACACTTCGGGACCAAGGACATCTTTATCGTCCATCTTAGGACGGAACGGATCAGTTTCCAGGCCGAGGGACCTCACGACCATGGGGCTAGATAATGGGTGAGACTCGGCCATGTTGAATCTCTTGAGTACTTTTCTGTATATGCCATTTGATGCACAAGGATTTCATCTCTTATGTACTCAAGCTGTAATCCCAAACAAAACTTTGTTTTTTTTTCAAGATCTTTCATCTCGAATTCTTTCTTAAGATATTCAACTGTTTGGGAAATCTCTCCAGAGGTTCCTATGATATTTAAATCATCAACATACACTGCTATAATCACAAAGCTCTGGCTGAATTTCTTTATAAAGATACAATGGCTGATCGGATCATTATTGTATCCTTCTCTCTCTAGGTACTCACTTAACCTATTGTACCACATTCGGCCTGATTGTTTCAATCCATAAAGTGATTTATTCAACTTTATGCAGTGTTGTTCTCGAGTACTCGATTTGTTTTTCAACTCTATACCCTCTGGTACTTTCATATAAATCTCATTATCCAGTGGCCCATATAAGTATGCANNNNNNNNNNNNNNNNNNNNNNNNNNNNNNNNNNNNNNNNNNNNNNNNNNNNNNNNNNNNNNNNNNNNNNNNNNNNNNNNNNNNNNNNNNNNNNNNNNNNNNNNNNNNNNNNNNNNNCTGGTCTCTGTGAGAATCCTTGTGCAACAAGCCGTGCTTTATATCTCACGATCTTGCTGTGTTCATTTCTTTTCCTCACAAAGACCCACTTATAGCCGACTGGTTTAACATCATATGGTGTCCGGACTATTGGTCCAAAGACATCTCTCTTCTTTAAAGAGTTTAACTCCACGTTTATAGCTTCTTTCGATTTGATCCAATCTTATCGTTGAGTGCACTCATAAATAGACGTGGGTTCATGATCCTCATTCAAATCCATAAGTTCAAGTGCTACCTTGTATGCAAATATATCATCAATGTCGACATTCTTTCTGTTCCATTTTATCCCATACAAGACATAGTTTATTGAGATCTCATTATTATCAGGACCTTCAGTACCTTGAATCTTGACGTCCCAAGAATAAGTATTAGATACATCAGGGCCGGCCGCATCTAAGCATTCATGATCGGCCGCGATCGCTATTAAGGTTTTGGGATCGGCCGCGGTTAAGTCCCGAGATTTAGGAACGACTGCGGTCGTGTCTAGGGTTTCAACAACCTCTATTTTCATGGCAATCTATCTGATCATGCTTTGACATTTTTCATTAATCATACAATACCATTTGTGAATCACCAGAAATATTATCATAAAGACGATGGTATAACAGTTTTATATCATTACGTAATATTGTATTGGTGCATTAGCAGCTGGTATATATTAATTTGTCACTCTTTTTCGGGTCAGCAAAGGAATCTGGCAATTGATTAGCTAGCTTTTGTAAGTCACTCTTTTCGGGTCAGCAAAGGAATCTGGCAATTGATTAGCTAGCTTTTGTAAATGTATAATCTTTTAGACTTCTAAATCACATTCCTGAGTCCGAGGATCTTGCCAAGATAATGATGTTTGATTCCATGTAATCTTTTTTTACCTGTTTACTGCTATCTCCCCCTAATGTTGGATGTTCGGATTCATCAAAGTGACAATCCGCATACTTGGCCTTAAATAAATCACCCGTGGTTGGCTCAAGGTATTTTATAATCGTGGGAGAATCATATCCAACACATATCCCCATCCTCCTTTGAGGTCCCATCTTTGTTCTCTGTGGTAGAGCAATTGGAACATAAACGGCACAGCCAAATGTCTTAAGATGGGATATGTCTGGCTCATGACCCGTAAGCAATTGTGATGGGGAATATNNNNNNNNNNNNNNNNNNNNNNNNNNNNNNNNNNNNNNNNNNNNNNNNNNNNNNNNNNNNNNNNNNNNNNNNNNNNNNNAATGTCTTAAGATGAGATATGTCTGGCTCATGACCCGTAAGCAATTGTGATGGGGAATATCTATGTTCACTAGACAGTCTTATACGAATCAGTTCGGCCGCGTGCAAGACCGCGTGTCCCCAAGCTGTGGTCAGAAGCTTAGACCTCATAAGCAATGGTCTAGCTATTAGTTGAATTCGTTTTATGAATGATTCGGCCAAGCCGTTCTGTGTATGTACATGTGCCACGGAGTGTTCCACACTTAACCCCATGGACATACAGAAATCATAAAACGCTTGGGACGTGAACTCATTATCAAGACAATACCCGGAATGATACTTTAGAGACTTCATATAAAAACTTTCATTCATTAATAAAATAAGTTCAAAGCAATCAAAACATAGAAAACATAAAGCAAAGAACACGAAAACATAGATGTCGAATTCAACTTTGATCTTTTAAACAATCTGAAGTTTCATAATCCATAATATTATCTTGTTCATGATTGAAATCTTCTTCACCATCTTGATAAGTCATATGAGCTTCAGGATTCTTCCCTTTCAAACTCTCTTGGTAGAGGTCAACGAGATGTTTGGGAGTCTTACATGTCTTAGCCCAATGATTATCCATACCACATCTATAACACACGGATTTGGTCGAGTTTTGTGGCTTGAAAGATGTCCATGGCCTCGACCATGTCCACGGCCTCCATTGGAGCCACGACCATATGAGTTGTCTTGGCCTTGACCAAACGAGTTTCGGTCTCGACCACCACGTCCATGCCATTTTCCACGACCACGGTTGTGTTTGCTATCACTCTGGACATGGTTCGACTCTTTCTTAGCCTCTACGGTCGCATGTGCCTCAGGTAATGAGTTTATTCCAGGAGGTCTCAATTCACTGTTTTTCATCAACATTTCATTGTTCTGCTCAGCGAGCAAGAGACAAGGGATCAGATTAACATAAGTTGTGAAGCCCTTCTCACGGTACTGTTGTTGTAACAACACATTGCTTGTGTGGAAGGTAGAAAAGGTTTTCTCAAGCATATCCTTATCCGTTATATCCTCACCACACACAGTTTCAATTTTGAAACTATTTTTGAAACTATTTTAAACAAGGCCGAGTTATACTCGTCCACGGACTTGAAGTCCTGGATTCTGAGATTCCTCCAATCATACATAGTCTTTGGTAATAACACCATTCTCTGGTGATCATATCTCGTTTTCAACTTTGTCCAAAGGTCTAGAGGATTCTCAATAGTCAAATACTGATCTTTGAGACTCTCAAGTATAATCAATATAGCTCTATATCTATCTTTCTCACTTGCATTATTGCCCTCGGTGATACATTCACCGAGTCCCTTGGATTTCAGGATGATCTTAGCATCAAGTGCCCATTGCAAGTAATTATCTCCAGAGAGATTTAGGGCAGCAAAATCCAAGTTGTTGATTTTCGACATCTGAAATTATATGTTTCATTCTTAGGATTTATAATGTTCTTATGATGCATACTAGACAATCAGATATGCAAATTGGTCACACAACCAAATGGATATGATGCATTCAGTTCATACAATTATGCTTGCATGATATGTTAACAAGCTGCACAGCCAAACAATCCGAACATGCATGATGCAAGGCATGCCACACGGCCAAGGGTATGAACAATATTATCAAACGGTTTCTATATGTTCATAATGCAATCGTTTATACATCTTAGCAAAATGGTTTCTAAGTGATCATGAAACATGAAACCTCAATCAAACAATCAAGCAATGCATCAAATAGTTAATTACTATCATCCTAACATATCATATTCAAGATTAATCAGTCAATGCAATTAAGGTTTCAATATGAACAAGCCGGTCAGGTTAAGTCTTTAAACAAGATGAAAACAACTTAAACCTAAGCGATTTCTTTAACCTTAATTCATTCAATTGGATCATCAATTCAAGCAACCAAATTCAAGTATGAGATTAATCAATCATAGCAATCGGTTCTATGTGATCAAATTCAGATTCAAAACATTCAATCACATAAACAATCAACTTCGATTTCGATTTTTAGGGTTTACATGGTATGCGATCTGCATACGTGCGGCTAGGCTTTAGGGTATTAGCGTTTCGATTTTAGATCAAGCAATAAGATTCAATTTTGGTTATTAGGGATTGAATCTATTGCCTTAGGGTTTTGGTTATTAGGTTTAGTAATACCTTAACCTCAAGACGGGTTGAATGGACCTCCAACTGGAGAAGAACCGCGAACGGATTGCTTGCTGATCGTCGCGAGCTGGAACTGATCGGGTCGCGAGCTGGAGCTGAGATCGTCGAACGGTATCGAGCTGCTATCAGGTCGCGAACGTGCTGAATGCTGAGATCGTCGCGTGCTGGATGGAATCGGGAACGGTTTGAATGCGGGATGAGATGTTCTCGATCGGGTTTTGGTTCGCGATTGGGATGGGGTTATCGCCGGCTAGGGTTTAGGGTTTTATCGTCGGGGTTTTGTAGCTTAGGGTTCTTAGAGTAATCGTGCTGATAACGTGTTGTGAAACTAGAGAATATAATCTATGTTTCTGTATTATTCATAAACATAAGGAGCCCTTTATATATAGGGAATTACACTGTAATAGAATAATGGAGAGACTAAAGAAAAGAAATACAAATATGGAAAGAGTACAAATCATAATCTAATAAGGAAAATGCAAGATGTCGATTCTCTCTCTCTCTCCTCACGGTGGACTCTCTCTCTCTCTTCACGGCCGACTCTCTCTCTAGCATTGAACCGGTTATGAACCGGACCGGTTATGAACCGGATCGGTTATGAACCGGACCGGTTATGGACATCCACAATATGATTTATAACATATTCTTTTATTTCTTTTTATATTTAAAAGTAGAAGTAGAAATGCTAAACCGACTGTGTTTGTTTTTTTTGGTAAATAATCAGCCGACTGTGTTTAGAGAAAAAAATTAGTAAATGAGTAGGAAAATAAAGACCACTCATAAAGAAAAGAAAGCGTTGAACCGAAAGAGTGAGTAGCTTCATCTTTCATCTCCACTATAATTTATATTCCATTGTCGTTACCTTTTGGTGTTTTGCCGACTGTTACCTGTAAAGGAGTTAAGGATCCATGTCCAAAACTGCCGACTTTCTCTCTCTACTTCCTCTAATTCAGAAACTCCAACTACCCCTCTTTTGATTTGGCTTTCTCTCTCGATCTAGTGAAGAAACCGACTTGAGCAAGGAGTAAAAAAAAGAGCGCGACTTTTCAGCCATGGAAGCCATAAGAAAGCAAGCGGCAAAGCTCAGAGAGCAAGTTGCTAGGCAACAGCAAGTGGGTTTCTTTCCTTTTTTCCTGTGTTGTTAGATTTATTCAGGAGATAAATCTGGAAAAATTGATTATGTGGGTTTCAATAAAGGTGGAATCTTGGAAGTGCTCATGTTTATTTTTTTATAGTCTTAGGGGGCAGATAGGATTGACTGACGTATTGAATTGGTAGACTTTTGCTTGTTTTAGAATCAAGTTTTATTGTTTTTAGCTATCTGATTACGTTATCTTTTCAGACAAGATTTGTGTAGGGTTTTTCTGTCTTGTATAAAGGTTCCAGTTATTGTTCAGGCGGTGTTGAAGCATTTAGGGCATGTTAACGCGGATGCTGTGGTTGTTGACGAAGAAGAGCTTCATTGTCATCAGAAACTCCAAGAACTATACAGCTCTACCAAGGCTGCAAAGGTAAAATGATAATCTTTAGTATTTTTCAAGGGAGACTTTTTTTTTTTTTTAAAAGAAATCTAATTAGTTTGTTATGTTGACAGCGTTTGCAAAGGAACATTGTTCGTGGGCTAGAAGGGTTCATTGCGACAGGCACGAAAGTTGTAGAGATAGGTGAGTTCTTGTTTCTTACTCCAGTCTCATTTATATACTTCTTGGGATCAGATTTAGGAATGTTGTATCCATAATAGGGTTGAAGTTTGCTGAAGATTGTAAGAAATATGGAGATGAGAATCCCGATGCTAACACTCCTCTCTCAAGAGTTGCACATCACTTTGGGACCTCTTACAAGTCTGTGGAAGATGGCAGGGAAACTCTACTTGGAGTTCTTAGTGAGCAGGTAAAACTTTTGGAACATTTCCTTTTCAATTATATAGTTTCATAACATTTAATAAAGCTTCAGGGTTTGATTTGGTTAGGTTTGTGAGCCAATTCGTACAATGATATATAGTGCGCCTTTGGAGGATGCAAGGCATTTAGTGAATCATTACGACAGGTTGAGACAAGAAGTCGAAGCACAGGTAAATAGTCTTTTTTTTTTTTTTTTTTTTTTTTTTAAATTTGTTTCGAGTCAATTTATAATTTGAAAAAACCTTTTTTTTTTTTAATGAATAGGCGACTGATGTACTGAGGAGAAGATCAAAGTTGAAGGAATCTGATGTTTCTGAAGAGGCTTACATGAAGCTTAAGAACTCTGAGTCCAGATTGGCTGACCTCAAATCAAGCATGAAAACCCTCGGCAAAGAAGCTACTAAGGCTATGTTAGAAGTGGACAATCAGCAGCAGAGCGTAACTTATCAGCGCCTCCGTACCCTGGTAAAAACTCCACTTGATGATTGTTTGTTTTACTGGTTGGTCCCTGGATTGGATATGAAAATGAAATTTACCAACTGCAGGTTGAAGCTGAGATATCATATCATCGCAATGCTCTTGATATCCTTGATAAGCTACATTCTGAGGTCAGTAACTCTCTCTCTCTCTCTATGATAAACTACTTGAGATAATGAATAGAACATACTGATTTTGGATGTCTTCCATGTTCTCAGATGATTGCTGGGGAAGAAGCTATAGAATCATCACCAAAGTCTCTACCTCTACCTTTACATTTGGAGGATATTGTTTCACATCCCCAAGCCAGTCACAGTGGAGAGATCAAATCAAACCACCAAGGAGAAACCAAGCATACTACTCCCCATGAAGAAGTAACCAAACCCAATCCAAAGGAAGACATGGAGTCTAGTCCCGAAGTAGAAATTAAATCCAAACCTCAGAAAGAAATCAAGTCTTCTAGTCCACAGGAAGATACCAAAACCTCCAATGGATCTGATGATCATCACAGTCATCAGCAACTTCTCAGTCAAAATGATTCCTACTTTCTTGCAAAGGTAATAGTCTTTCGAAGCAGTTCTTCCAAACTCGGTCAAGAACAAGAGTTATGTTTTCTTGTTTTTTTTTTTTTTGGGACAGGTTGTGCACCCGTTTGA
Proteins encoded:
- the LOC106311387 gene encoding intersectin-1-like yields the protein MEAIRKQAAKLREQVARQQQAVLKHLGHVNADAVVVDEEELHCHQKLQELYSSTKAAKRLQRNIVRGLEGFIATGTKVVEIGLKFAEDCKKYGDENPDANTPLSRVAHHFGTSYKSVEDGRETLLGVLSEQVCEPIRTMIYSAPLEDARHLVNHYDRLRQEVEAQATDVLRRRSKLKESDVSEEAYMKLKNSESRLADLKSSMKTLGKEATKAMLEVDNQQQSVTYQRLRTLVEAEISYHRNALDILDKLHSEMIAGEEAIESSPKSLPLPLHLEDIVSHPQASHSGEIKSNHQGETKHTTPHEEVTKPNPKEDMESSPEVEIKSKPQKEIKSSSPQEDTKTSNGSDDHHSHQQLLSQNDSYFLAKVVHPFDAQAPGELSLAVDDYVIVRQVAGTGWSEGEYKGKAGWFPSAYVEKQEKAPASKIVEANLNQQ